The following are encoded together in the Babesia microti strain RI chromosome II, complete genome genome:
- a CDS encoding Ribosomal S17 (overlaps_old_locusTagID:BBM_II01600), whose amino-acid sequence MGRVRTKTVKRAARQIVEKYYAKLSLDFQYNKKVSEEVALIPSKRMRNKVAGYITHLMRRIQKGPVRGISLKLQEEERERRMDFVPEKSEVDVPIIQIDQDTVDMLTNLKIFIPNVKVISNVPHGGYGHGHGLHHHSHPYH is encoded by the exons ATG GGACGAGTGAGAACTAAGACCGTAAAACGTGCAGCCAGACAGATAGTGGAAAAATACTATGCCAAACTCAGCCTGGACTTTCAGTACAACAAAAAAGTTTCCGAAGAAGTGGCTCTTATACCTTCAAAGAGGATGAGAAACAAAGTAGCTGGGTATATCACCCACCTAATGAGAAGGATACAAAAGGGACCCGTTAGAGGGATTTCCTTGAAACTTCAGGAAGAGGAGAGGGAAAGACGTATGGATTTTGTCCCGGAAAAGTCCGAAGTTGACGTACCAATTATCCAAATTGATCAAGACACCGTAGACATGTTAACcaatttgaaaatatttatccCAAATGTCAAAGTGATTTCAAACGTTCCTCACGGCGGGTATGGACATGGCCACGGTCTCCACCATCACTCACACCCCTATCACTAG